In the Corynebacterium suedekumii genome, one interval contains:
- a CDS encoding winged helix-turn-helix domain-containing protein has protein sequence MAIQSHPRSQLNPAFNNPLRFSLMATLAGVHDITFRQAREYLETTDPTLSKHSSALEELGLVNVKKSFVGKKPQTSLSLTREGRQAWNAHLTALRTIAEGPDSLPDDA, from the coding sequence GTGGCCATCCAGTCCCACCCCCGCTCCCAGCTCAACCCCGCCTTCAACAACCCCCTGCGTTTCTCCCTCATGGCCACCCTCGCCGGCGTCCACGACATCACCTTCCGGCAGGCCCGTGAGTACCTGGAGACCACCGACCCCACCCTGTCCAAGCACTCCTCCGCCCTGGAGGAGCTGGGCCTGGTCAACGTGAAGAAGTCCTTCGTGGGCAAGAAACCCCAGACCAGCCTCTCCCTGACCAGGGAGGGACGCCAGGCCTGGAACGCCCACCTCACCGCCCTGCGCACCATCGCCGAAGGCCCCGATTCGCTTCCCGACGACGCATAG
- the acpS gene encoding holo-ACP synthase AcpS, with the protein MHHVGVDLVHVPGFREQLERPGSRFEAVFAVGELRTAARRQDRALHLAGRWAAKEAFIKAWSQAIYGRPPLIDPDGVDFTEIEIRPDRWGRVAVELYGEVEQAVRASVGEIRTSLSISHDGDYAMATCLLEVS; encoded by the coding sequence ATGCATCATGTGGGAGTTGACCTCGTGCACGTCCCTGGTTTCCGCGAGCAGCTCGAGCGGCCGGGGTCGCGGTTTGAGGCGGTGTTCGCGGTGGGGGAGTTGCGGACGGCGGCGCGGCGGCAGGACCGGGCGCTGCATCTGGCGGGGCGCTGGGCGGCGAAGGAGGCGTTCATCAAGGCGTGGTCGCAGGCGATCTACGGGCGGCCGCCGCTCATTGATCCCGACGGGGTTGACTTCACGGAGATAGAGATACGACCCGACCGGTGGGGTCGGGTCGCGGTGGAGCTGTACGGTGAGGTGGAGCAGGCGGTGCGGGCGAGCGTCGGGGAGATCCGGACGAGCCTGTCGATCAGCCACGACGGTGACTACGCGATGGCGACCTGCCTGCTCGAGGTGAGTTAG